The Xanthomonas indica genome has a segment encoding these proteins:
- a CDS encoding MliC family protein gives MSACQRSPAPAPAQAAPAAATPSPTAAPGLQADALPMQWRCGEELVQAAADPARERLALQVRGTRLDTQRTDAGAATGARYADALGNTFWQSQPDQATLTLAGLGETLKCVRHDSGMTG, from the coding sequence GTGAGCGCCTGCCAGCGCAGTCCCGCCCCGGCGCCGGCACAGGCCGCGCCCGCAGCGGCCACGCCGTCGCCCACCGCCGCCCCCGGCCTGCAGGCCGATGCCCTGCCCATGCAGTGGCGCTGCGGCGAGGAACTGGTGCAGGCGGCGGCCGATCCGGCGCGCGAGCGCCTGGCCCTGCAGGTACGCGGGACGCGCCTGGACACGCAGCGCACCGACGCCGGCGCCGCCACCGGCGCGCGCTACGCCGACGCGCTGGGCAATACCTTCTGGCAGTCGCAGCCGGACCAGGCCACGTTGACCCTGGCGGGCCTGGGCGAGACGCTCAAATGCGTCCGCCACGACAGCGGCATGACCGGCTGA
- the msrB gene encoding peptide-methionine (R)-S-oxide reductase MsrB, giving the protein MSRFDLTPPTAAEREQLIGGLNAEERRVLLQHGTEAPFCGVFLDNKLEGVYTCRLCGLPLFRSSAKFDSGTGWPSFFAPYHPDHVRELRDTSYGMIRTEIVCARCDSHLGHVFPDGPPPSGERHCLNSVSLQFTEQGQALPNPLHRGGGETEPA; this is encoded by the coding sequence ATGAGCCGATTCGACCTCACGCCTCCCACTGCTGCCGAGCGCGAGCAGCTGATCGGCGGACTGAACGCGGAGGAACGCCGGGTGCTGCTGCAGCACGGCACCGAAGCGCCGTTCTGCGGGGTGTTCCTGGACAACAAGCTGGAAGGCGTCTACACCTGCCGGCTGTGCGGACTGCCGCTGTTCCGCTCCAGCGCCAAGTTCGATTCCGGCACCGGCTGGCCGAGCTTCTTCGCGCCCTACCACCCCGACCACGTGCGCGAGCTGCGCGACACCAGCTACGGCATGATCCGCACCGAGATCGTCTGCGCCCGCTGCGACAGCCATCTCGGTCACGTGTTCCCGGACGGCCCGCCGCCGAGCGGCGAGCGCCACTGCCTGAATTCGGTCTCGCTGCAGTTCACCGAACAAGGCCAGGCGCTGCCCAACCCGCTGCACCGCGGCGGCGGCGAGACCGAACCGGCCTGA
- the motA gene encoding flagellar motor stator protein MotA, translating to MLIIVGFIVVIISVVGGYVLSHGKLGALWQPYELMIIGGAALGAFLVSTPGKIVKATIGGVLGVFKGPQYKADDYRSTLTLIYELLNKARRDGFMALEDHVERPADSAIFGNYPKVLADHHLLDFITDCLRLMIGSNIEPHELEPLLELELEKHHHEAMAPAHALSKVSDGLPGFGIVAAVLGIVITMGSIGGPIEEIGHHVGAALVGTFLGILLAYGFVAPLSAAMEARAEQDSRIFESVKTALLACLRGYNPKIALEFARKTLPTDVRPSFADFETHLKTIK from the coding sequence ATGCTCATCATCGTTGGCTTCATCGTCGTCATCATCAGCGTGGTCGGCGGCTACGTGCTGTCGCACGGCAAACTTGGCGCACTGTGGCAGCCCTACGAGCTGATGATCATCGGTGGCGCGGCGCTGGGCGCGTTCCTGGTCAGCACCCCGGGCAAGATCGTCAAGGCCACCATCGGCGGCGTGCTGGGCGTGTTCAAGGGCCCGCAGTACAAGGCCGACGACTACCGCAGCACCCTGACTCTGATCTACGAACTGCTGAACAAGGCGCGCCGCGACGGCTTCATGGCTTTGGAAGACCACGTCGAGCGTCCGGCCGACAGCGCGATCTTCGGCAACTACCCCAAGGTGCTGGCCGACCACCACCTGCTCGACTTCATCACCGACTGCCTGCGCCTGATGATCGGCAGCAACATCGAGCCGCACGAACTGGAACCGTTGCTGGAACTGGAACTGGAGAAGCACCACCACGAAGCGATGGCGCCGGCGCATGCGCTGAGCAAGGTCTCCGACGGCCTGCCCGGCTTCGGCATCGTCGCCGCGGTGCTGGGCATCGTCATCACCATGGGCTCGATCGGCGGCCCGATCGAGGAAATCGGCCACCACGTCGGCGCGGCGCTGGTCGGTACCTTCCTCGGCATCCTGCTGGCCTACGGCTTCGTCGCGCCGCTGTCGGCGGCGATGGAAGCGCGCGCCGAGCAGGACAGCCGCATCTTCGAATCGGTGAAGACCGCGCTGCTGGCCTGCCTGCGCGGCTACAACCCGAAGATCGCCCTCGAGTTCGCGCGCAAGACCCTGCCGACCGACGTACGGCCGAGCTTCGCCGACTTCGAAACGCATCTGAAGACGATCAAGTAA
- the alr gene encoding alanine racemase yields the protein MRPARALIDLDALRHNYRLARRLSGGKALAVVKADAYGHGAVACARALDGEADGFAVACIEEALELRQAGIAAPILLLEGIFDAEELPLVAEHRLWCAVASPWQVEAIAAFAAPQPLCLWLKLDSGMHRLGLAPDEFRAAHARLSALPQVERLVLMSHFARADELDSARTREQVEVFRQATAGLVGETSLCNSPALLGWPELRNDWGRPGLMLYGADPFAAAAALPGELRPVMTLQSRIISVRDIAPGEPVGYGARFVAARPTRVGVVAIGYADGYPQFAPNGTPVLIDGAPGELIGRVSMDMLTVDLTERPQAGLGSEVQLWGAQPRIDALAGRCASSAYRLLCGLKRAPRVYLGA from the coding sequence GTGCGCCCAGCCCGTGCATTGATCGACCTCGACGCGCTGCGCCACAACTACCGTCTGGCCCGCCGGCTGAGCGGCGGCAAGGCGCTGGCGGTGGTCAAGGCCGATGCCTACGGGCACGGCGCGGTGGCCTGCGCGCGCGCGCTGGACGGCGAGGCCGACGGCTTCGCGGTGGCCTGCATCGAGGAGGCGCTGGAGTTGCGCCAGGCCGGCATCGCCGCGCCGATCCTGTTGCTGGAAGGCATCTTCGACGCCGAGGAACTGCCGCTGGTCGCCGAACACCGGCTGTGGTGCGCGGTGGCCTCGCCCTGGCAGGTGGAGGCGATCGCCGCCTTCGCCGCGCCGCAGCCGCTGTGCCTGTGGCTGAAGCTGGACAGCGGCATGCACCGGCTGGGCCTGGCGCCGGACGAATTCCGCGCCGCGCATGCGCGGCTGAGCGCGCTGCCACAGGTCGAGCGGCTGGTGCTGATGAGCCACTTCGCCCGTGCCGACGAACTGGACAGCGCGCGCACGCGCGAGCAGGTGGAGGTATTCCGCCAGGCCACCGCCGGCCTGGTCGGCGAGACCAGCCTGTGCAACTCGCCGGCGCTGCTCGGCTGGCCGGAGTTGCGCAACGACTGGGGACGGCCGGGGCTGATGCTGTACGGCGCCGACCCCTTCGCCGCGGCGGCCGCGCTGCCCGGCGAACTGCGTCCGGTGATGACCCTGCAGTCCAGGATCATCTCCGTGCGCGACATCGCACCGGGCGAGCCGGTCGGCTACGGCGCGCGCTTCGTCGCGGCGCGGCCGACCCGGGTCGGCGTGGTGGCGATCGGCTATGCCGACGGCTATCCGCAGTTCGCGCCCAACGGCACGCCGGTGCTGATCGACGGCGCCCCTGGCGAGCTGATCGGGCGCGTGTCGATGGACATGCTGACCGTGGACCTGACCGAGCGCCCGCAGGCCGGGCTCGGCAGCGAGGTGCAGTTGTGGGGCGCGCAGCCGCGCATCGATGCGCTGGCCGGGCGCTGCGCGTCCAGCGCCTACCGGCTGCTGTGCGGCCTCAAGCGCGCGCCGCGGGTCTACCTCGGCGCCTGA
- a CDS encoding class I SAM-dependent methyltransferase: MPAAQDAPLETLFLPFAQGVLRWPAGKVLFLRARDGWALRQHAQPPHLVCEQDYRPFASALQQGGWTVRAEQDGDADAGGYALVLVLPPRQREEARALLARAVALAAPGGVVVACQANNEGARSGEDDLQHLAGLGGKLTKHHCRVYWTAPLQGGHDAALQQRWARLDAVRPILDGRFRSRPGVFAWDRIDPASALLAEHLPADLRGRAADLGAGYGYLSAELLARCPQLTALDLFEADARALALSRANLAQAPAGVALGFHWHDVTTGLPGQYDVIVSNPPFHAPGRMERPDIGRRFIAVAAQALAPGGRLFLVANRHLPYEAVLDASFGETEVLATRDGFKLIHAVRSRAGARR; this comes from the coding sequence ATGCCGGCCGCGCAAGACGCCCCTCTCGAGACCCTGTTCCTGCCGTTCGCCCAGGGCGTGCTGCGCTGGCCTGCCGGCAAGGTGCTGTTCCTGCGCGCCCGTGACGGCTGGGCGCTGCGCCAGCACGCGCAGCCGCCGCACCTGGTCTGCGAGCAGGATTACCGACCGTTCGCCAGTGCGCTGCAGCAAGGTGGCTGGACCGTACGCGCCGAGCAGGACGGCGATGCCGATGCCGGCGGCTATGCGCTGGTGCTGGTGCTGCCGCCGCGCCAGCGCGAGGAAGCGCGGGCGTTGCTGGCGCGTGCCGTGGCGCTGGCCGCGCCGGGCGGTGTGGTGGTGGCCTGCCAGGCCAATAACGAGGGTGCACGTTCCGGCGAGGACGACCTGCAGCACCTGGCCGGCCTCGGCGGCAAGCTGACCAAGCACCACTGCCGGGTGTACTGGACCGCGCCGTTGCAGGGCGGCCACGACGCCGCGCTGCAGCAGCGCTGGGCGAGGCTGGATGCGGTGCGGCCGATCCTGGACGGGCGCTTCCGCAGTCGCCCCGGCGTGTTCGCCTGGGACCGCATCGACCCGGCCTCGGCGCTGCTGGCCGAGCATCTGCCCGCCGACCTGCGCGGCCGTGCCGCCGATCTCGGCGCCGGCTACGGCTATCTGTCGGCGGAGTTGCTGGCGCGCTGTCCGCAGTTGACCGCGCTGGACCTGTTCGAGGCCGACGCGCGCGCGCTGGCATTGTCGCGTGCCAACCTGGCGCAGGCGCCGGCCGGGGTGGCGCTGGGCTTCCACTGGCACGATGTGACCACCGGATTGCCCGGGCAGTACGACGTCATCGTCAGCAACCCGCCGTTCCATGCGCCGGGGCGGATGGAACGGCCGGACATCGGCCGGCGCTTCATCGCGGTGGCGGCGCAGGCGCTGGCGCCGGGCGGGCGGCTGTTCCTGGTCGCCAACCGGCATTTGCCCTACGAGGCGGTGCTCGACGCCAGTTTCGGCGAGACCGAGGTGCTCGCCACCCGCGATGGCTTCAAGCTGATCCACGCGGTGCGCAGCCGCGCCGGAGCGCGCCGATGA
- a CDS encoding DUF3247 family protein: MTQYAERVHTDQAQIQALEALILQLPGQSHVRIELTDGSVCFGTVSVRPSIQQFRDADGNEGSNAQVRIDDLDDPAQHRYLWLDQIRSVRQLPARPWDIDPRGDAS, from the coding sequence ATGACCCAGTATGCCGAGCGTGTCCACACCGACCAGGCGCAGATCCAGGCGCTGGAAGCGTTGATCCTGCAACTGCCCGGCCAGTCGCATGTGCGCATCGAATTGACCGACGGTAGCGTGTGCTTTGGCACCGTGTCGGTTCGCCCCAGCATTCAGCAGTTCCGCGATGCGGACGGCAACGAAGGCAGCAATGCGCAGGTGCGTATCGACGACCTCGACGACCCGGCCCAGCACCGTTACCTGTGGCTGGACCAGATCCGCAGCGTGCGCCAGCTGCCGGCGCGGCCCTGGGACATCGATCCGCGCGGCGACGCATCTTGA
- a CDS encoding host attachment protein, translated as MSKLPDNTLIVVADRTSARLFRVNLAGETALLEQTEVLNPTPIEGVEDGDRPMTMDEAGFVRQVAERLYQDALRGDVEHLMLVADPHTLGQLRPLLHKEVQKRVVAELAKNHANSSRDDLEKLLVS; from the coding sequence ATGAGCAAGCTTCCCGACAACACCCTGATCGTCGTCGCCGACCGCACCAGCGCACGCCTGTTCCGGGTCAACCTGGCGGGCGAGACCGCGCTGCTGGAGCAGACCGAAGTGCTGAACCCGACGCCGATCGAAGGCGTGGAGGACGGCGACCGGCCGATGACCATGGATGAGGCCGGGTTCGTGCGCCAGGTGGCCGAGCGCCTGTACCAGGACGCCCTGCGCGGCGATGTCGAACACCTGATGCTGGTTGCCGACCCGCACACGCTGGGGCAGTTGCGGCCGCTGCTGCACAAGGAGGTCCAGAAGCGGGTGGTGGCCGAACTGGCCAAGAACCACGCCAATTCCTCGCGCGACGACCTGGAGAAGCTGCTGGTCTCCTGA
- a CDS encoding Lrp/AsnC ligand binding domain-containing protein codes for MATRLRELDKIDRKILRILQQEGRISFTELGERVGLSTTPCTERVRRLERDGAITGYYARLDPHYLKASLLVFVEISLAYKSGDIFEEFRRAALKLPNVLECHLVSGDFDYLLKARISEMASYRKLLGSTLLTLPHVRESKSYIVMEEVKETLSLPIAD; via the coding sequence ATGGCCACACGCCTCCGCGAACTGGACAAGATCGACCGCAAGATCCTGCGCATCCTGCAGCAGGAAGGGCGCATCTCCTTCACCGAACTGGGCGAGCGCGTCGGCCTGTCGACCACCCCGTGCACCGAGCGGGTGCGCCGGCTGGAACGCGACGGCGCCATCACCGGCTACTACGCGCGGCTGGACCCGCACTACCTCAAGGCCAGCCTGCTGGTGTTCGTGGAGATCAGCCTGGCCTACAAGTCCGGCGACATCTTCGAGGAATTCCGCCGCGCCGCGCTGAAGCTGCCCAACGTGCTCGAGTGCCACCTGGTCTCGGGCGACTTCGACTACCTGCTCAAGGCCCGCATCAGCGAGATGGCGTCCTACCGCAAGCTGCTGGGCAGCACCCTGCTGACCCTGCCGCACGTGCGCGAATCCAAGAGCTACATCGTGATGGAAGAAGTGAAGGAAACGCTCAGCCTGCCGATCGCCGACTGA
- a CDS encoding sorbosone dehydrogenase family protein has product MAMSSPIRARWVLCALSAALLAACGDTAKHPIEDGMGPDPVLPDPVKRMIPTVKIAEVKRWADGAAPVPAADLAVQAFARDLDHPRWLYVLPNGDVLVAETAEPPAPEKESSGLRDKIQGAMMSKAGASVPSANRITLLRDADGDGVAEVRTQFLKGLYSPFGMALVGDRLYVANADALVSFPYKDGDTQITAAPSFVANLPGGINHHWTKSLLASRDGKKLYVGVGSNSNVAENGMEQELNRAAILEVDAASGATRVFASGLRNPVGLAWQPGTDTLWTVVNERDELGSDLVPDYLTSVREGGFYGWPYSYFGQHVDERVQPQNAEMVASAIKPDYALGAHTASLGLAFYEGALLPPTYRGGAFIGQHGSWNRDPPSGYKVIYVPFANGKPSGKPQDVLTGFLDAEGRAQGRPVGVAVDKPGALLVADDVGNVVWRVTPKPGK; this is encoded by the coding sequence ATGGCCATGTCTTCGCCGATTCGTGCCCGTTGGGTGTTGTGTGCGCTCAGCGCCGCCCTGCTCGCCGCCTGCGGCGACACCGCCAAGCACCCCATCGAGGACGGCATGGGACCGGATCCGGTGCTGCCCGATCCGGTCAAGCGCATGATCCCCACGGTCAAGATCGCCGAGGTCAAGCGCTGGGCCGATGGCGCCGCGCCGGTGCCCGCGGCCGACCTGGCGGTACAGGCCTTCGCCCGTGATCTCGACCACCCGCGCTGGCTGTACGTGCTGCCCAACGGCGACGTGCTGGTCGCCGAGACCGCCGAGCCGCCGGCGCCGGAAAAGGAAAGCAGCGGCCTGCGCGACAAGATCCAGGGCGCGATGATGTCCAAGGCCGGCGCCAGCGTGCCCAGCGCCAACCGCATCACCCTGCTGCGCGATGCCGACGGCGACGGCGTCGCCGAGGTGCGTACCCAGTTTCTCAAGGGCCTGTATTCGCCATTCGGCATGGCCCTGGTCGGCGACCGCCTGTACGTGGCCAACGCCGACGCCCTGGTCAGTTTCCCGTACAAGGACGGCGATACGCAGATCACCGCCGCGCCCAGCTTCGTCGCCAACCTGCCCGGCGGCATCAACCACCACTGGACCAAGAGCCTGCTGGCCAGCCGCGACGGCAAGAAGCTGTATGTGGGCGTCGGCTCCAACAGCAACGTCGCCGAGAACGGCATGGAGCAGGAGCTCAACCGCGCCGCGATCCTCGAGGTGGACGCGGCCAGCGGCGCCACCCGCGTGTTCGCCAGTGGCCTGCGCAATCCGGTCGGCCTGGCCTGGCAGCCGGGCACCGACACGCTGTGGACCGTGGTCAACGAACGCGACGAACTCGGCAGCGACCTGGTGCCCGATTACCTGACCTCGGTGCGCGAGGGCGGCTTCTACGGCTGGCCGTACAGCTATTTCGGCCAGCACGTGGACGAGCGCGTGCAGCCGCAGAATGCGGAGATGGTGGCCAGCGCGATCAAGCCCGACTATGCGCTGGGCGCGCACACCGCCTCGCTGGGCCTGGCCTTCTACGAGGGCGCGCTGTTGCCGCCGACCTACCGCGGCGGTGCCTTCATCGGCCAGCACGGCTCCTGGAACCGCGATCCGCCGTCCGGCTACAAGGTGATCTATGTGCCCTTCGCCAACGGCAAGCCCAGCGGCAAGCCGCAGGACGTGCTGACCGGCTTCCTCGACGCCGAGGGCCGCGCGCAGGGCCGCCCGGTCGGCGTGGCGGTGGACAAGCCTGGCGCGCTGCTGGTCGCCGACGACGTCGGCAACGTGGTGTGGCGGGTGACGCCGAAGCCGGGCAAGTGA
- a CDS encoding D-amino acid dehydrogenase, with product MRVLVLGSGVIGTATAWYLARNGCEVTVVDRQPAAGLETSYANAGQVSPGYASPWAAPGVPLKALKWLFQRHAPLAITPTADLQQYLWLAQMLRNCTAERYAINKARMVRLSEYSRDCLDQLRAETGIAYEGRQLGTTQLFRTQQQLDGAAKDIEVLREYGVPYELLDRAGIARVEPALASAPATLVGALRLPNDQTGDCRLFTQRLAAMAAAAGVQFRQGETIEALQVDGDRIDGVRIGGRLERADRYVVALGSYSPGLLAPLGIRLPVYPLKGYSLTLPIRDAALAPTSTILDESYKVAITRFDARIRVGGMAELAGFDLSRPARRRATLEKVVNDLYPRGGDLAAAEFWTGLRPATPDGTPVVGATGYRNLFLNTGHGTLGWTMACGSGRYLADLMVSRQPQISGEGLDIFRYSRGSAASVAEAVACAQPVH from the coding sequence ATGCGGGTTCTGGTTCTCGGCAGCGGTGTGATCGGCACGGCCACGGCGTGGTATCTGGCCCGCAACGGCTGCGAGGTGACGGTGGTCGACCGCCAGCCGGCGGCCGGGCTGGAGACCAGCTACGCCAATGCCGGGCAGGTCTCGCCCGGCTACGCGTCGCCGTGGGCGGCGCCCGGGGTGCCGCTGAAGGCGCTGAAATGGCTGTTCCAGCGCCACGCGCCGCTGGCGATCACGCCGACCGCGGACCTGCAGCAGTACCTGTGGCTGGCGCAGATGCTGCGCAACTGCACCGCCGAGCGCTATGCGATCAACAAGGCGCGGATGGTGCGCCTGTCCGAGTACAGCCGCGACTGCCTGGACCAGCTGCGTGCCGAGACCGGCATTGCCTACGAAGGCCGCCAGCTCGGCACCACCCAGTTGTTCCGTACCCAGCAGCAACTGGACGGCGCGGCCAAGGACATCGAGGTGCTGCGCGAGTACGGCGTGCCCTACGAACTGCTGGACCGCGCCGGCATCGCCCGGGTCGAGCCGGCCCTGGCCAGCGCGCCGGCGACCCTGGTCGGCGCGCTGCGCCTGCCCAACGACCAGACCGGCGACTGTCGCCTGTTCACCCAGCGCCTGGCGGCGATGGCCGCCGCGGCCGGCGTGCAGTTCCGCCAGGGCGAGACCATCGAAGCCCTGCAGGTCGACGGCGACCGCATCGACGGCGTGCGCATCGGCGGCCGGCTGGAGCGCGCCGACCGCTACGTGGTCGCGCTGGGCAGCTATTCGCCGGGCCTGCTGGCGCCGCTGGGCATCCGCCTGCCGGTGTACCCGCTGAAGGGCTATTCGCTGACCCTGCCGATCCGCGACGCGGCGCTGGCGCCGACCTCCACCATCCTCGACGAGAGCTACAAGGTGGCGATCACCCGCTTCGACGCGCGCATCCGCGTCGGCGGCATGGCCGAACTGGCCGGCTTCGACCTGTCGCGGCCGGCGCGGCGCCGCGCCACCCTGGAGAAGGTGGTCAACGACCTGTACCCGCGCGGCGGCGACCTGGCTGCGGCCGAGTTCTGGACCGGGCTGCGCCCGGCCACCCCGGACGGCACGCCGGTGGTCGGCGCCACCGGCTACCGCAACCTGTTCCTCAACACCGGCCACGGCACCCTGGGCTGGACCATGGCCTGCGGTTCGGGTCGCTACCTGGCCGACCTGATGGTCTCGCGGCAGCCGCAGATCAGCGGCGAGGGCCTGGACATCTTCCGTTATTCCCGCGGTTCCGCCGCGTCCGTTGCCGAGGCCGTCGCGTGCGCCCAGCCCGTGCATTGA
- a CDS encoding ATP-binding protein, whose product MHASPDSSSSSFAQATDLQYREIFDKIDSGFCVIQMLFEGERAVDYVFLQVNPAFERETGLRDVVGRRMRDISPTHEEHWFQRYGEVALSGRSAKFENFATALDRWWAVDSFRVGAPELRQVAVQFLDITERKRMERDLAESEARFSALAEGLPMPVWVLDAQGELRFTNTAYAEFFGIDLDADGARPGWGDVLHPEDVGVFAYELRSALHDQRNLRALVRARRHDGEWRWLEMTAMPRYSAEGQFIGLAGSSPDVTERRDIELAREQLLESERSARNAAESMARLKDEFLATLSHELRTPLTTILGWSDLLLQRLPPGDPSSKGLSVIASSARAQQRLISDMLDLSSMLLGKVQLEVEALDLAEQVREAMRAQEPVAEGKDQALTLQAPSQPCMVLGDATRLQQVFWNLLSNAIKFTPAHGRIALAIDLEDDGEHVSVAVRDSGDGIPPEFLPHLFGRFRQADSTTTRLHGGLGLGLAIVQQLVEMHGGQISAASEGRGCGSVFTVRLPLHRDAPGSRPLREVRAFAMAEQVVEAYSLKGVRLLAVEDQPDMLDYLRRLLEEQGAEVVAVGSASEALEVLDGGGHAAIDVMVTDIGMPGMDGYGLIRTVRENMGLGADDLPAVAVTALARADDRQRALQSGFQEHLAKPYSVAQLVSAVRFARQR is encoded by the coding sequence ATGCATGCAAGCCCAGACTCCTCCTCGTCTTCGTTCGCGCAGGCGACGGACCTGCAGTACCGCGAAATCTTCGACAAGATCGATTCCGGCTTCTGCGTGATCCAGATGCTGTTCGAGGGCGAGCGCGCGGTCGATTACGTGTTCCTGCAGGTCAATCCGGCCTTCGAGCGCGAAACTGGCCTGCGCGACGTGGTGGGTCGGCGCATGCGCGACATCTCGCCCACCCACGAGGAGCACTGGTTCCAGCGCTACGGCGAGGTGGCGCTGAGCGGCCGTTCGGCCAAGTTCGAGAACTTCGCCACCGCGCTGGATCGCTGGTGGGCGGTGGATTCGTTCCGCGTCGGCGCGCCGGAACTGCGCCAGGTCGCGGTGCAGTTCCTCGACATCACCGAGCGCAAGCGGATGGAGCGCGACCTTGCCGAAAGCGAGGCGCGCTTCAGCGCACTGGCCGAGGGCCTGCCGATGCCGGTATGGGTGCTCGACGCCCAGGGCGAACTGCGCTTCACCAACACCGCCTATGCCGAGTTCTTCGGCATCGATCTGGACGCCGACGGGGCGCGCCCGGGCTGGGGCGACGTGCTGCATCCGGAGGACGTGGGCGTGTTCGCCTACGAACTGCGCAGCGCGCTGCACGACCAGCGCAACCTGCGCGCCCTGGTGCGCGCGCGCCGCCACGATGGCGAATGGCGCTGGTTGGAAATGACCGCGATGCCGCGCTATTCCGCCGAGGGCCAGTTCATCGGCCTGGCTGGCAGCAGCCCGGACGTCACCGAGCGCCGCGACATCGAACTGGCGCGCGAGCAACTGCTGGAATCCGAGCGCAGCGCGCGCAACGCCGCCGAGAGCATGGCGCGGCTGAAGGACGAGTTCCTGGCGACGCTGTCGCACGAACTGCGCACGCCGCTGACCACCATTCTCGGCTGGAGCGATCTGCTGCTGCAGCGGCTGCCGCCGGGCGACCCGAGCAGCAAGGGCCTGTCGGTGATCGCCAGCAGCGCGCGCGCGCAGCAACGGCTGATCTCGGACATGCTCGATCTCAGCAGCATGCTGCTGGGCAAGGTGCAACTGGAAGTGGAGGCGCTGGACCTGGCCGAGCAGGTGCGCGAGGCGATGCGTGCGCAGGAACCGGTGGCCGAAGGCAAGGACCAGGCGCTGACCCTGCAGGCGCCCTCGCAGCCGTGCATGGTGCTGGGCGACGCCACGCGCCTGCAGCAGGTGTTCTGGAACCTGTTGTCCAACGCGATCAAGTTCACGCCCGCGCACGGGCGCATCGCCCTGGCGATCGACCTCGAGGACGATGGCGAGCACGTCAGCGTGGCGGTGCGCGATTCCGGCGACGGCATTCCGCCGGAATTCCTGCCGCACCTGTTCGGCCGCTTCCGCCAGGCCGACAGCACCACCACGCGCCTGCACGGCGGCCTGGGCCTGGGCCTGGCGATCGTGCAGCAACTGGTGGAGATGCACGGCGGGCAGATCAGCGCGGCCAGCGAAGGCCGTGGCTGCGGCTCGGTGTTCACCGTGCGCCTGCCGCTGCACCGCGACGCGCCGGGCTCGCGCCCGCTGCGCGAAGTGCGCGCGTTCGCGATGGCCGAGCAGGTGGTCGAGGCGTATTCGCTCAAGGGCGTGCGCCTGCTGGCGGTGGAGGATCAGCCGGACATGCTCGACTACCTGCGGCGCCTGCTCGAGGAGCAGGGCGCCGAGGTGGTCGCGGTGGGCTCGGCCAGCGAGGCGCTGGAGGTGCTCGACGGCGGCGGCCATGCCGCGATCGACGTGATGGTCACCGACATCGGCATGCCGGGCATGGACGGCTATGGCCTGATCCGCACCGTGCGCGAGAACATGGGCCTGGGCGCGGACGACCTGCCGGCGGTGGCGGTGACCGCGCTGGCGCGCGCCGACGACCGCCAGCGCGCGCTGCAGTCCGGCTTCCAGGAGCACCTGGCCAAGCCCTACAGCGTGGCGCAACTGGTCTCGGCGGTACGCTTCGCGCGGCAGCGCTAG
- a CDS encoding DUF3016 domain-containing protein has protein sequence MKIRYAWTALAAACLWAGGASAEIRNVTDPQAPRSLASDGPVQVSWADPATFSELRQSRNRWEAERGDWVQDLAAYLQKQAAKQLQPGQRLDITLTDIKRAGDYEPWHGPNWNDVRVMRDLYPPRISLDFTLYGADGQVLAQGQPKLMDPSYLYNSSVGLSTDPLRYEKRMLDDWLRRQFRKDSAVAER, from the coding sequence ATGAAGATCCGCTATGCCTGGACGGCGCTGGCTGCTGCCTGCCTGTGGGCGGGCGGCGCCTCCGCCGAGATCCGCAACGTCACCGACCCGCAGGCCCCGCGCAGCCTCGCCAGCGACGGCCCGGTCCAGGTCAGTTGGGCCGATCCGGCCACCTTCAGCGAACTGCGGCAGAGCCGCAACCGCTGGGAAGCCGAACGCGGCGACTGGGTGCAGGACCTGGCCGCCTACCTGCAGAAGCAGGCCGCCAAGCAACTGCAGCCCGGCCAACGCCTGGACATCACCCTGACCGACATCAAGCGCGCCGGCGACTACGAGCCCTGGCACGGTCCGAACTGGAACGACGTGCGGGTGATGCGCGACCTGTACCCGCCGCGGATCAGCCTCGACTTCACCCTGTACGGCGCCGATGGCCAGGTGCTGGCGCAGGGCCAGCCGAAGCTGATGGACCCGAGCTATCTGTACAACAGCTCGGTCGGCCTGAGCACCGATCCGCTGCGCTACGAAAAGCGCATGCTCGACGACTGGCTGCGCCGCCAATTCCGCAAGGACAGCGCGGTCGCCGAACGCTGA